The genomic DNA TTCACAAGTTATGCAAAAAACTGCTTATGGTTGCCTGTATACTCCTGCCCGCAGGAGAACCAGGCTGCCTGCACAAATTTCAAAAGCGATGAGGCTTCTATCTGTTTTTTTATTCGCTGCCTTAATGTCGGCACATGCTGCCGGTACTGCCCAGTCTGTAACCATTTCAGGTAAAAATCTTACACTGAAAAAAGCCTTTTCAGAAATTGAAAAGCAAACAGGTTATGTGTTGTTCAGTAATAAGAAATTGCTGGCAGGAGCAAAGAAGGTTTCGGTCTCAGTTACCAACCGACCTTTAAAAGAAGCATTGAGCCTGTTGTTGAAAGACCAGGAACTCGATTATGTACTCCAGGGAAAAACCATCATCCTGTCTGAAAAAACACCCCCGCCTGCGGCTGCCGGATTCTACATTCCGCCGGCAATTGCCGCTATCGCAGGCAGAGTCGTAGATAAAGACGGAACTCCCATGCCCGGAGTGAACATAATGATCAAAGGCACACGGAAAGGCACAATAACCGATGCCGGCGGAGGCTTCTCCATCAATGCCGGTGAAAACGATATCCTGCTGGTTTCTTTTATAGGATATGCCACGCAGGAAATTACGGTTACCGCAGCTATGGTAGCAGAAAAACGGCAACTGCTTACGCTATCGCTCATCCCTGTTTCTACTAAACTCGATGAGATAGCTGTTACCGTTAACACCGGTTATCAATCTATTTCACGCGAAAGAATGACAGGCGCGTATTCCGCTGTTCAAACAAAACGCCTGGAAAACAAACTGCAACCCAACCTCCTAAGTGCATTGGAAGGACAGGCGGCCGGAGTGGCCATTACAAAAGATGGTAAGGTGGAGGTACGCGGACGATCTACTTTCCTTGCCAACGGAGACCCCCTGATCGTCATAGATGGCTATCCTGCATCGGGCGGACTGGAGTCTGTTAATATCGACAACATAGAAACCATTACCGTATTAAAAGACGCAGTAGCCGCCTCCATCTACGGTGCGCGCTCTTCAAACGGCGTAATAGTGATCACTACTAAAACACCTAAAAAAGGAAAGATTCAGCTGGGCTATAAAGGCAGCACAGGCATCACTCTTCGCCCCAACCTGTCCTACCTGAACAAGACCAGCGCTGCAGATTTTGTAGATGCAGAAATAGATAACTATAACAGCGATGCAGCCAACGTACAATGGGACTATGAAGTATATGCCACTTACGGCCGCGTAACGCAGTTAATGGTGATGAAAGACCAGGGCCTAATCTCGGAAGCTGAAGTCAATGCAGAACTGAACCAGCTAAGAAAGAACAACACCATCGGACAGCTGGAACACCATTTATTCAGGAACAGGCTTACGCAGCAACACAACCTTTCTATCTCTTCCAGCACTGATAAAAATGCTACCAATGCGGCAGTGCGCTATATCTCCAACAGGAATAATATGGCAGGCAGCAAAGACAACCGGCTCATACTCGACCTGCGGAACGACTGGAAACCACTGAATGGGGTAACGGTAAAAATATTCTCCAATACCAATTTCAGTAACAGTGCGATGCCGCTCAATGGAAATGACATGCTCGACTTTACTACATGGAGTATCATGAGGCCTTATTACAACATCGTTGATGCTTCCGGAAAACCACAGAATATTCCAGCGGTAAGGCCTGAGCTTATTGAGCAATATGCCGCTTATGGTGGTTTGAAATCTATGGATTATAACCCCCTGAACGATCTTGGCTTGGCTACTACAAAGAACCAGAGCTATCTTGCCAGACTGGGAGCCAGCATTTCCGTAAATATTGCTGATGGATTAAGCGCCGAGCTGGGAGGTGCCTGGACCAGGGGCAGTTCCATGATACGCAGGCTGCAGGATGCCAACTCATTTTATGTAAAATCTTTATACAATGCTTCCGCTTCTATCTCCAGTCCCGGGAAACACTACCTTCCCGACGGCGCAATCATAAATGAAGCACGCAACCAGAATGAATCCTATACCTTCAGGGCGCAGGCCAACTACAATAAAACCTTCCGTAGTGTTCATAAGCTCTCTGCTATTGCCGGTGGCGAGGTGAATAAAGACGTGATTGATAACAATACAGCGCCAACAAGAGTAGGGTATAATGACCAGGCAGGTACTTTTTCCCCTTTTAACTACCTCGACTTTAACAGCTATGCCTACTCCGCAGACTTCCTTTTCCCCGATGGAATGGCAACGGTAAGCAACGGTAATTATTCTTTACGCGACAACAGGTTTGTCTCCGTTTATGCCAACGGCTCTTATGAATATAACAACCGTTTCATCCTCAGCAGCAGTATCCGTATCGACCAGGCGAATCTTTTCGGTTCCAACCCTAAGTACAGGTATAAGCCAAACTGGTCCGTTGGTGGCACCTACAAGCTTGGCCAGGAGAAATTCTTTCATGTACCCTGGATAGACAAACTGAATATTCGCGGTTCCTATGGCATCAATGGAAATATTTCCCTCAACCAGGGTCCTTACCTGCTGGTGGCTCCGGGAACTTTCTCCACTGTATCCGGGGCTATCTCTTACACGATATCATCCCTGCCCAATAAAGACCTTCGCTGGGAGCGTACGGTAATCTCAAATATAGGCACGGATATAAGTCTGTTTAAAGGAAAACTCAACCTTACCATTGATTATTACAATAAGCTCAGCAAAGACCTGCTGGCACCGGACTTTATAGATCCTACCTATGGCAGGTTTTCGGTTACCAGAAATGCAGGCGTTGCAAGGAATACCGGCATTGAATTATCACTGGAATCGGATGTGATGAGAAACAAAAACTTTGGCTGGAATATTTACTTCAATGGCAGCTATAACAAAAGCAAAGTACTTCAGTTCAACTATGAATACCCCAGCACCGGTTTACTTACTTACAGTGCCATATCCAGCACATTGGGCAGCAATGCGGGAGCTGTACTTGAAACAAGCTATCCCCTGGATGCATTGTTCAGCTACCGGTTCGCAGGCCTCGATAATACCGGCACGCCTCAATATTATAACGCAACGAAAAACAAAGTATATGGTAACGACGTGGCTGTACGGGACATGGTTTATTCAGGAACAGCACGTCCGAAATTTATACTCAGTCTAACCAACACTTTTAGTTACCAGCGATTCGACCTTTCTTTCATGCTGATTTCTCAACTGGGAGCAGTATTCCGCAGAGATGCATTTAATGGCAATAATATCGATCATAAAGACGTAGGCCAGCGCTGGCGTAAACCCGGCGATGAAGACCACACCATTTATCCGCGTCTTGTAGCGTTCAGTTCCGATGCCTGGTATTTCCCCTATTCGGATATACTGATAGAAAAAGCTGATTTCATGAAGCTGAGAGACGTAACCCTTTCCTACAGGCTCGACAATAAACTATGGGGCAATTCAGGGCTTAACAATGCCAGACTTTACTTCCAGGGTCGTAACCTCTGGACTGTTAAAGCCAATAAAGCAGGAATAGATCCTGAAGCTATTCAACAAGGCTTGAATGCAACAGTTGACAGAACGCTTCCCATGATGCCCGAATTCTACATCGGACTTTCCGTAAACCTGTAAAACCAATTATTATGCGCAATCGATCTATCTATCTTTTCATAGCAGCCGCTTTAATTACTGCCTCCTGCCAGAAATACC from Filimonas effusa includes the following:
- a CDS encoding SusC/RagA family TonB-linked outer membrane protein; protein product: MQKTAYGCLYTPARRRTRLPAQISKAMRLLSVFLFAALMSAHAAGTAQSVTISGKNLTLKKAFSEIEKQTGYVLFSNKKLLAGAKKVSVSVTNRPLKEALSLLLKDQELDYVLQGKTIILSEKTPPPAAAGFYIPPAIAAIAGRVVDKDGTPMPGVNIMIKGTRKGTITDAGGGFSINAGENDILLVSFIGYATQEITVTAAMVAEKRQLLTLSLIPVSTKLDEIAVTVNTGYQSISRERMTGAYSAVQTKRLENKLQPNLLSALEGQAAGVAITKDGKVEVRGRSTFLANGDPLIVIDGYPASGGLESVNIDNIETITVLKDAVAASIYGARSSNGVIVITTKTPKKGKIQLGYKGSTGITLRPNLSYLNKTSAADFVDAEIDNYNSDAANVQWDYEVYATYGRVTQLMVMKDQGLISEAEVNAELNQLRKNNTIGQLEHHLFRNRLTQQHNLSISSSTDKNATNAAVRYISNRNNMAGSKDNRLILDLRNDWKPLNGVTVKIFSNTNFSNSAMPLNGNDMLDFTTWSIMRPYYNIVDASGKPQNIPAVRPELIEQYAAYGGLKSMDYNPLNDLGLATTKNQSYLARLGASISVNIADGLSAELGGAWTRGSSMIRRLQDANSFYVKSLYNASASISSPGKHYLPDGAIINEARNQNESYTFRAQANYNKTFRSVHKLSAIAGGEVNKDVIDNNTAPTRVGYNDQAGTFSPFNYLDFNSYAYSADFLFPDGMATVSNGNYSLRDNRFVSVYANGSYEYNNRFILSSSIRIDQANLFGSNPKYRYKPNWSVGGTYKLGQEKFFHVPWIDKLNIRGSYGINGNISLNQGPYLLVAPGTFSTVSGAISYTISSLPNKDLRWERTVISNIGTDISLFKGKLNLTIDYYNKLSKDLLAPDFIDPTYGRFSVTRNAGVARNTGIELSLESDVMRNKNFGWNIYFNGSYNKSKVLQFNYEYPSTGLLTYSAISSTLGSNAGAVLETSYPLDALFSYRFAGLDNTGTPQYYNATKNKVYGNDVAVRDMVYSGTARPKFILSLTNTFSYQRFDLSFMLISQLGAVFRRDAFNGNNIDHKDVGQRWRKPGDEDHTIYPRLVAFSSDAWYFPYSDILIEKADFMKLRDVTLSYRLDNKLWGNSGLNNARLYFQGRNLWTVKANKAGIDPEAIQQGLNATVDRTLPMMPEFYIGLSVNL